The following are encoded together in the Humulus lupulus chromosome 5, drHumLupu1.1, whole genome shotgun sequence genome:
- the LOC133778284 gene encoding uncharacterized protein LOC133778284 isoform X1, translating to MTYYEEDSRDEVVPVLGIRFEGDVENGGYVKLKTGPGECVPTEELDGSLEESSAVKRKPWWFWARLIVLIACVVLLTAVCIKWVGPYLMDKEIIPLVNWEATTFSGPVLAVLVFASVAIFPSLLLPSTPSMWAAGMTFGYGFGFLLIISASAVGISLPFFIGSLFHHKLQGWLEKYPKKASILRSAGEGNWFHQFQAVALIRVSPFPYIIYNYCAVASNVKYGPYLLGSLVGMVPEIFVTIYTGILIRTLADASNDHHGLSAPQIIFTALGFCAAAATTTFFTVYAKRKLNDLQKEDDLLVQ from the exons ATGACTTATTATGAGGAAGATAGTAGAGACGAGGTGGTACCGGTGCTGGGGATCAGATTTGAGGGCGATGTTGAAAATGGGGGTTATGTGAAATTGAAGACTGGACCGGGAGAATGTGTGCCGACGGAGGAGTTGGATGGCTCGTTGGAAGAATCTTCTGCTGTAAAAAGAAAGCCTTGGTGGTTTTGGGCTCGTTTGATTGTGTTGATTGCATGCGTGGTTTTGTTAACAGCGGTTTGTATCAAATGGGTCGGTCCCTATTTGATGGATAAG GAGATCATTCCTCTTGTAAATTGGGAGGCAACGACATTCAGTGGTCCAGTTCTTGCAGTTTTAGTTTTTGCTTCTGTTGCCATTTTTCCTAGCCTACTTCTACCGTCTACACCATCAATGTGGGCAGCTGGAATGACTTTTGGTTATGGCTTTGGGTTTTTACTTATCATATCAGCATCAGCTGTGGGCATATCTCTTCCATTTTTTATTGGTTCTCTTTTCCATCATAAGCTTCAG GGTTGGTTGGAAAAGTATCCAAAGAAAGCTTCAATTCTAAGATCAGCTGGTGAAGGGAATTGGTTTCATCAGTTTCAAGCTGTAGCATTGATCAGGGTTTCTCCATTTCCGTACATCATCTATAATTACTGTGCAGTGGCATCAAATGTTAAATATGGTCCATATCTCCTTGGATCGTTGGTTGGAATGGTGCCTGAAATTTTTGTTACCATCTATAC TGGGATCCTAATACGAACTTTGGCAGATGCTTCAAATGATCACCATGGCCTTTCAGCACCACAAATAATCTTTACTGCTTTAGGCTTTTGTGCTGCTGCAGCTACCACAACTTTCTTCACTGTGTATGCTAAAAGAAAGCTGAATGATCTACAGAAAGAAGATGATTTACTCGTGCAATAA
- the LOC133778284 gene encoding uncharacterized protein LOC133778284 isoform X2, whose amino-acid sequence MTYYEEDSRDEVVPVLGIRFEGDVENGGYVKLKTGPGECVPTEELDGSLEESSAVKRKPWWFWARLIVLIACVVLLTAVCIKWVGPYLMDKEIIPLVNWEATTFSGPVLAVLVFASVAIFPSLLLPSTPSMWAAGMTFGYGFGFLLIISASAVGISLPFFIGSLFHHKLQGWLEKYPKKASILRSAGEGNWFHQFQAVALIRVSPFPYIIYNYCAVASNVKYGPYLLGSLVGMVPEIFVTIYTN is encoded by the exons ATGACTTATTATGAGGAAGATAGTAGAGACGAGGTGGTACCGGTGCTGGGGATCAGATTTGAGGGCGATGTTGAAAATGGGGGTTATGTGAAATTGAAGACTGGACCGGGAGAATGTGTGCCGACGGAGGAGTTGGATGGCTCGTTGGAAGAATCTTCTGCTGTAAAAAGAAAGCCTTGGTGGTTTTGGGCTCGTTTGATTGTGTTGATTGCATGCGTGGTTTTGTTAACAGCGGTTTGTATCAAATGGGTCGGTCCCTATTTGATGGATAAG GAGATCATTCCTCTTGTAAATTGGGAGGCAACGACATTCAGTGGTCCAGTTCTTGCAGTTTTAGTTTTTGCTTCTGTTGCCATTTTTCCTAGCCTACTTCTACCGTCTACACCATCAATGTGGGCAGCTGGAATGACTTTTGGTTATGGCTTTGGGTTTTTACTTATCATATCAGCATCAGCTGTGGGCATATCTCTTCCATTTTTTATTGGTTCTCTTTTCCATCATAAGCTTCAG GGTTGGTTGGAAAAGTATCCAAAGAAAGCTTCAATTCTAAGATCAGCTGGTGAAGGGAATTGGTTTCATCAGTTTCAAGCTGTAGCATTGATCAGGGTTTCTCCATTTCCGTACATCATCTATAATTACTGTGCAGTGGCATCAAATGTTAAATATGGTCCATATCTCCTTGGATCGTTGGTTGGAATGGTGCCTGAAATTTTTGTTACCATCTATAC AAACTAA